The Fusarium fujikuroi IMI 58289 draft genome, chromosome FFUJ_chr05 DNA segment CCATCATCCGCATAGCATGCGCAAAGATATTCTGAAAGTTTCTGGAGAAGACAACACCAAAATTATACGATCTCTCCGCTTGGATTTATCGAGAAACTACTCCGCGTCATATAAAGCGTGCAAGAGCTGAGAGTCCGCCTATCGTGCTAGATCAGATAGTGCTCTTGAAGCGTTTCGAGGAAATCCTACCATCGAAATTGATTATCGCCTCAGCGAAGCATTACTGCATCAACAATTCTTCGTGGACCACAAAAAGCTCCTGTCCAGTAAATCCCCCACTGCCGAGTGCAAGAGGTCTCTGCTCCAGGTACGAGTTTCGAAGGATCTTTATGCCGTCCTCAAGGTCCACGGCAACGAGGACGTTCAAAGTTTTGCTTTGAGAGATCAGTCcataaataaagaaaagaagagatatGAACAAGTGAGAAAATATCAGAGgccaaaagaaaaagaagaaagtggGGAAGAAGTGGCCATGTAAAGTCAGGGGGCACTTGCTTGCCAGCGATTCACCCAAGTGCCTAAATACAGCATGGCAAATATGTTATTCCAATACTAGGTCGGTCCTTTCCCTTGCTTGCCTGCCTGGGACCCGGAGCATAAGAAAGCTTCTGACTTTGAGCACGGCCTGACCTTGGGGATAAAGCCATTGAAAGATGGTTGGTCTCTTGAGGGATACATGCAGTTACATATGCCCATGGCAAACAAATACAGTACTCAAAACACATACACATACAAGAAACTGAATGTGATCAAACCAAATCGGATATCTAGGCGCGGTGTGCACCAGAGTGAATAAGTCGTATGGCGTAGATATAGCGATTCCATGAATATCAACCTCACACATCTAACATTCAATCTTTCGGCCGGTCTTCCGAGCGCAAGCCTAAGCCTCGTACTAAGTTCACATCCAAATACTCCCATTTTAATCCGCCGTAACGCCACGCGCAATGCAAACTGAGCCCAGCAACCTCGGGATATAATACCACACACTTCGTGCCTGTCCATTAGAGCGTCCCGACCATTAGGCTCTCAAGCATACCCCCGGTTTGGCATGCTACCTGGGCTCTCTCCACCTCGACCCTGACTCGGCGGTGTAAAGTCCTAAAGCCTTCATGCAGCTCTGCTGAACCACCCACGAACTCTGCGTAGAGCTCGAGAAGGTGGAGACCAACCTCCACGCAGACGCTAACATAACGGGGGTCGCAGATGTGACTGCAAACCCATTTCAAGATGGGCTGAACTGTGTGCTCGTCTCGAGACTCCAAGGCATCTTGGAGAGCGCTGCGATGGCGGAGGGCCAGGAGTAGGGTGAGCACGTTGAGGGGGGAATGCTCAGGGGAGTCTTTGTCAAGGACTTGATCGAGTGCACGCGCATATCGAGCATGTCGCAGGTCACTCTGCCACGGGcgctctttcttcttgtacGCGCGAGACTCGTTGGCGATGACAACATCGGCCCCCTCGCCAACCATATCCAACTTCTTTGCAGCAGTaactctcctcttccgctTCTTACGTTTGGCGTCATGGGCTTCAATGGTTCCAGCAACCAGAGCAGCCATTTCCTTCTCCCGTTCGGCTTCTCTGTTGGCCTCGGCTCCAGTGAGGCGGGTTCGCACACTAAGAACACCGGACTGCATACCAACTGCTAGATGTCGGTCGCTTGAATCGGCATCATCACTGGACGGGATAACCTTGACAGACAGGACGGGAGATTGATACTTGGTGCTCGAGACAACGTTCCATCCAGTCGTTTCGAAGACTTTAACATGACCCTCAAGGCCACCACTGACAAGTCGTCGACCATTGGACGCGAGGCTGAGAGAAGTGACTGTCTTCTGGTGGTTGGTAATCATGTGCAGAGGGCGTGCGGCAACAAGGTCGAGAACGCTGATCGATTCACCCGCAGCTGCAAGAACTGCGGTTCCGGTAGGCATAGACAGCACGTCTTCAATAGGCGCAACGTGCTTGAAAGTCATGACCGCACTGTTGCTTCCTGCCCTGGGGTCCCAGAGCTTGACGGTCGAGTCGTAGCTTCCGGAGACAATCATGTTGGACATAGTGCCAGGCATGAAGTTGGCACATCGAACGTAATCTGAGTGACCAACAAATGTAGTCGTCGGGTCGTTGCTTGGGAGATCCCAAAGTCGCACAGTTTTATCGTCGCTTGCGCTCAGCAAGGTCGTCAGCTCAGTCGGTGAGAACTTGGTTGTCCAGACTGGCTGCTTATGCTGCGTCCATGTCTTGAGGATCGCCCTAGAATTGACATCGAAGACTTGAATCTTTCCCGTATCATCACCAGCCGCCAGTACCCTTCCATCTTTCCTGATCTCGCCGCTACGTGCAACGTCGCCGAAGCGTGTAATAGTCTTTTGAAGCTTGCGCGTCCGATTCGAGTAGATCTGGATGCGTGTGCCTGTGGTGACTGCGAAAGAATCGTTATTGGCCGAGATGTGAACGACAGGATACGATGTTGGTGACGGAATCAGAAGTTGGTTCTTGAAGGTCTTCCAGTATCGTTGTTCCGCAGTGATTGGCGTAGGGCCTGAAGGCAGCTTAAGCTGTGGCAGAGGTCCCACCTGAGCAGCCATTGTCGAGTATCGCGATGACGGGCTTTCACTGTGGTGGTGTTTAGATTTCAACTGCCTCGAAGGTCGCTATGATTTTTTTTCCAGAacctgataagataaggtaGGTAAAGAATTCTGATGGCTAAGATACCTAAGTACTTGAGAGCGTTTGCTAACCCCTTTTAGGTGAACATCGTTTACCTAGCATCAGCTCCACTGCCCGTAGACCCATACAATTCTCTTTTGCGACTATCCCCTGACAAAAAAAAGCCCAACTACATGCAGTGAAGATACGATGTCTACTAAAAGAGAGAACGTAAGTAAGTaactaaaggtattatagatatcttaCCTTGGGTACCCTGAGGTGTTTATATGGAGCTTCAGCAGGAAATCCATCATCAGATCCTTTGTCATATCACGTGACTAGCCTAGTCCTTGTGCTTGGTGGCAGCGAGGGCGACCGTCGAATGAAATAAATCTAAAGGTATATATGAGAATTGGTTTCTAATTTTGAACAATTTTCTTAATATGAATGCACAAAACTCCCAACGTTACCTTACGCACCCTCCCCAGTGTTGCCTTATTCCAACGCCGAAATCATTACTACGTGGATATAGTATTATACATTCCCTCTAGGTCTCGTTACCTTTGGTGATCTAATATCCTCCCCTGCGTCGGGACCTGCCTGTCCCGATATCAATTCGCTGCATCTCCTGCACTAATGCTAACTCCTGCCCTGTGCCGTTGGCACCGCTCATCATGGGCAGAGGAATCTTGGCTGGAATGGGAGGACCACCATATACACTCCGATTTTCATCTTCAAAGTCCCATGTTCCTGCACGGGGCAGGCCGCGAAGTGAAGCATTTCCATATGGAGCCCTCTCCTGGTAATTATCCTTAGAAATTGGAGCCAGTGGACTAGAGGCTGCTGGGGAGTTGCCAGCCGAAGTGCGGTTAGTGCGCTTCTGAAGACGGGTGCGACCAGCCTGGGGAGGTGTGCGTGGTTCGTCGGAGAATGAATAAGATGGGTTGACAGCGGACATCGAATGACGCCCACTTCGAGGTGGCCTTCGAGTGCTTGGAGGCATTGGTTGTGCCCCTGATAACGGAGGTCGCGACCGTGTTTCGGTGGGGGTAGACTCCggttgcttcttctccggTTCAGGGGCCCATGTCTCCATAGGAAGATGGTCAGATGGATCAATCTCCCGTCCGTCGTATGTGATGATTTTCTTTGGCTCCTCGTCCAAGAAATCCGGTGATGAGCTTGCTCCGTCTTTGGACGAAACAAGACTGGGGTTCAATGCATCATATGAGTCAGGTCCAAAAGGTATATCTGACTTTCTCCTCTGATCTTCAAGTGGTGGCGCAGGACTGACCGATTTACGCTTGATCCTGTGCTGTGTGTTGGGGCTTGTGCGTGGGTCGGGCGATATGGCTCGAGGTTTCACAATTTGTTGCTCCGGTGGGTTGTAAGTGATTGACCGTCGGTTGTACGGCTGAACAGCATAAGAATGCTCGGGTGGCGGCTGGTTATATTCCTGGAACGACTCGTTCCTCGGGCGTCCTCGAGGTGGCGTGTGCATGCTGGACATGCTCTGAGAATGCTGCCTTCGGTCATGCCGGCGGTCCTCATATATGAGATCTGTCAGTTCTTGAGACTGGTTTGCATCCAAACCCGGCACGAGAGCTGCTGGGAGAGGTGGCGCAGCATAGTTATGTGGGTTTTGCCTATGCGCGACAGTCATGTCAGTCGAGTGGCCTTGGTAATGGCCTTGGCCATTCTGGGGATAATAGGAATTATCTCCAGCGTTTCTCGAATAGCCTCGACCATGAGATGGTGACACTGTCACCTGCCAGTCCTCAGGATTGTGGTAATCTTGGGGGGCGTGCGATGGCGAGTAATCGTCCCGGAATGGGGCCGGAGCAGGAACAGGAGATCGCCGCAGGACGAGAGGTGCAGGGCTGGGGTTGTCATCGAAGCAAAGCTCATCGGAACGCTGGAGCTGTGAGCCATTTTGGGCAAAGTTCTGACCAGGTGGGCCTGAGGCTTCAGGGACATCTTCAACTGTGGGCTGCATAGATCTGTAATGAGGATCATAAGTGGCGTCATAAGAGCTATGTCTTGGTAAGCCATCATAGGTGTTTGTGTTTGGCGGGATGGATTGATTGGCGGCCGGGGCTGAATCATATGCCCGAAATGCCGGGCGTCCAGGATAAGCCACCATTGACTGTCTCTGAGCTTCATGTCTCAAAACGTCATGTCTCATCTGTGGCATCTTGTTTGGTGACGTATCGAAGCTTCCTCTCGGCACAAGTTCCTGGCCTGTGCTGTTGTGTCTGCTCCTGTGGGcgggtggtggtggagggcGCTCATTCTCTACTGGCGAGTACTGCCTGAGATCATCCGATAATGGCGGAGGCTGCTGATAGGAGTCCTGTTGGGGAGAGTAATGGCCTCGAGGATCCATCTGATCTGGTTGAGGAGAGTATTGAACTCGAGGGTCCATCAGCTCTTGTTGTGGTGTATATCTTGAGCTATACTCCCGCTCATCGTATTGCTGGTGAGCTCCCTCGTAAGGAATCATCGACCTCCGCGACTGGCGGGGTGCCTCACGATTTGGCGTTATATACTCCTGTGGGACAGACCCATGTGGAGATGGGGGGTATTGCTCGGTGTGACGGCGCGATGAGTGGGACGGCGGTGTGTTGTACTCGACAGCTTGCAAAGGGGACTGTGTTGGGACAAAGCTTCCTGAGTGTGAGGCTTGTTTGCCGTGAGTTCGTACAGGCGTGCGGTGATCAGGACCATTAGGTGTTGCTGTAGGCGCCGCCAGGGGAGCTGCTTGgggtgctgttgctggagctggaacAGGGGCTGGAGGAGTCACAGCTGGAGCCTCACCAGTAACAGGATCGGACGGCAAAGGACGTCTCTTAACGGGTGTTCTTTGCTTAACGGATCCCTGGTCGGGTTCGTTGGGTGCTATCTGCTTTTGTTTCGGTGCAGGCTTGTCGGGCTTTGGTCGAGTATCGTAGAAAGTAATTTCAACTCGAATCTCTCCAGCATATTTGCCTTTGCAAGTTAATGTTTGCCAAAAGTCATTTTGGCCGCCCCCAGGCACGATGATTCCCCTAAGGTCTATCCAGGACTCTCCAATCAAGTCCGTCCGCTTATCGTCTGTGAAGATGGATAGCTTGAGTTGGTAGTAATCCGGGCAGTCATGGACTGTGAAACGAAGTTCTTGATCCCTATTGCACCCATTAGTCTTAACTTGCCTTCGATTAGCTCCGCGGTGCTGCTAGATCTTACCATTTTGGGGTTTGTCCACCTCTGACATCTGTCGTTGTCTTTCTGGCTTCCTTTCCTAATCTGGCTGCGCAGTAAGGGTCCTGCTTTCCGATCGTCTTGCGATTCGGCAAGTTCTTGGCCCGATCGACAATAGCGACCAGGGTTCCAATCTCAGGGCCGTCCACCGCAATGTCGGCAAAGATGCCCGCAGTGTGCGCTGCGCTCATAAgattcttgaccttggctgCCATTACAGCTATGCGCACCGGCGCCCAAGAGAGAAAGCAGTGGAGGTTTAAAGAATGAGGTGGTTGCTAAATCCAGGCCGGGTTTGTTTGTTTACATGAACAATTGCTACTATCGACCAAAGATAGCTTGATTTGGGTAGCTCGAAAGTTGGTTGGGTCGGTGTCAGGAACGACTAATGAACTAGCGCAAAGCAAAGGCTACGCCTGGTAGATAAATTGAATCGAACAAAGATATTGGAAAGACCAGCAAATAAAGAGTTGAGAATGCGAAGGGTGAGGTTTGAAAGACCAGAAGGCGTTGACTGACAGAACCAGGCGAGGCTAGAAGGAATTCGAGAATGAGGTGGAATTAAACTTTCGAGTAGTGAACTTTCCGCTCCGGAGTGTTTGGGTTGGGGTATGAAATTAATCGAGTCAAGACTGGAAAACAAAACAGGCTGAGTAATGCAGCTAGAAGAGATGACGGAATGATAGATAGAGCTGCTCGCGACCAGAAACCGTACCAAACCGAATTGCTCTTGAGAGCCTGAGCGATCCAGAATGTTGTGGAGGAGCTGTGAGGTTAGTAAGCCCTTGGGGTTCAAGAGAGTGTGTGTTGagagcaagagaaggaagaaatctTCTCTCTCTGTGACAAATGAACAGGAACGCGATGCAGCAGGATATCAAGACGTTGTATACGTCTGGCTTGCGTGTGGTTGGGGGCCGAAAGCGGTAGTCGAGTGGGGCTCTGTGGAACAATTCGAGTGGAGCCTCTGACGGGAGGCTGGGCTTGGGCTGGAAACGGGGAGGCTGGTGCAACTGCTGCAGGGGGTGAATCTACCCCTAGAGCCGCTTATTCGCCAAACACCTCTGGGGGATTTACAGGGAATCTATGCCCAGATTAACAGGGGAGTTCTAAAGTTTTGGCGCGTCCAGGGGATTGGGTCCTTGGCAGTTGTTGATAGTGACAATTGGATGGCGGATGGCAAGCAGAGACGGTGAAGTCGCGTCATGATAGGGCAAAGCCTACAGGTATCAATGCAATGCTGTCCAAGTCGATGTCTCTTCCGACCTCCCGCTCTCATCCGATTCTGGGGATCATGGATCATTCAGGGACGGAATGACTGAGGTGAAGTGGCTCCCGTGCCTTGGACAATCCAGGAACAGGCAAAAAGACGGGCAGACCCAATGGTTCCAACTGAATACGTTACCTAGCTTGCTCGCCTCGCCCAAGGAGTGACCATTCGAGCTGAACTCATGATCCTCCAATGGCTGCACTGCCTTTTACTCATCCACCACACCACATTCGGGAATATGTAGAAAATGGAAATGGTACGCGCGTGTTTGGCGAAGTCTGGTCACAGCCACACAGTTATTGCGTACATCCAATCCTCCAGATACAAACTCCCTCGGACTCCCGATTGCCAAGCCGTAGGCTGACGTTGACGTTCCACTCGCTCGATTCATTCCATATTGTTACATAGTATCCGTAACTTGGATGAACAATGATGAAGGATCTCCTGACATCCCTTGGTCAAGTGCTCAGACCATGATCGGTACGGCCTTGGTTATTTGGTTTTTCCTACCAAGTTCGCTCACCGTATGTATCGATTTTGCAAATCGAGTAGTCCCGCTCAAGCAAACAGGAACCAACCTCAGGACCTTATGAAAGCATAATCATGCGCTCCAGAGGCCCATCTAGACTACGGGCCTAAGGGCGAACCGCTGAGGCGCCCTTTAAACAAACCCAAAAGCAGAACCGGGATAATGGGCTGGACGTTGAAAGACCCCTGCTCCTCACGAGCATGTCACTCTTTCATAGTTGTTTCTCGATGTTGGAATAACGgtcctcaacctcttcgaGTCCAATTGGAACAATGTCCCTGGCGAGATCGGCTCTACCGATTGACCCACTGGCTGATGCCACTAACTTAGACTCTGCATCATCCTGTTCCTTGGCTGGCTGAATTTGCTAGAAACAACTTATTTCAGCctttcatcatcttgatACCGGATCGGGTTTGATGTCGCAGAATTTTTGCGGCGTTAGTAGGTACCCTGTTGCCATGGGAGATAACAACATCGTGTCACACCCCTACTGTCTCAAGTATGAACTCTTCCGATACAAGTGTGTAAGAAACAGAATTGGATTAACAACAGTATTGTTAGCGATGATGACGGTGCGGCGCAAATCAACACATACTCAATTCCAAACAGGGAGAAGGAGCATCTACGAAAAATCCAGCACGATTTTGGCGTTTGTAGTTCTATCTCGTTGCTTTCGTATATAATCGCTACCAGTCACAGCTCTTGGCAAGGAGAGCTGCCAGTTGCTCGAGATGGGCcttgtcaacctcgtcaAAACCGTTCAGCTCAGCGCAGTCGATGTCGACGATAGCCACCAGCTTCTTCGAACCATCGTCCTGAGTAACCACAATAGGCACGACGATCTCACTCTTGCTGTCTCCATCACAAGCAATATGTCCCGGAAACTCCTCCACGTCTCGGACTAGCTGTGTCTCTTGGGTCGCTGCCGCTGCTCCGCAAACACCTTTGCCGAACTTGATAGTCTGGCAGGCAACCTTTCCCTGGAAGGGCCCCAGAATGAGCTGCGGATCTTGAGATGATTTGTCAAGGACGTAAAAGCCTGTAGTTGAACACACACAACATGTCGTCGTTACTGGTTGTGTCTGAGACTTGGGGTTTGTGACATACCAGCCCAGTTCACATCCTTGCTTGGTGATTCCAAAGATTTATATGCGTGCCACAATAGGGAAGCAGCATTTGAAAGGTTACTGTTGAACTGTTAACCATGGCCTGAACCAGCGAGCTCTCAATCTCCATACCAGACCTGTTACAAGAATGAGTTAGAGGGTAAGTCCAATAGTTCCGGTGACCGAGATTGTTTGACGAACCCAGTTACGCTGGTCAGTGATCAGGCCCTCGGCCTGCCAGAGCACTTGCTCATAGGCGTCCTCCTTTGTTATGCCGTGGGCAAAATTCGATGCATCAGCGTGAACCTGCAGGAGCAAAATCAGTTTACGATGTGTCCATGCTTGACTTGAAAAAAACTAAAGTGTGAACACACCATCTTGCCCGTTGAAACTTTCGGATAACTTCCTCCCCACGGGACACTACGGATCAATGCAGGTTTGGAGGGATTCGATAATATAGATGAATATGTTCTAGAAGAAATTTCGAAGTTGATAATCAGATATTCGGTGGAGTTGAGGGGACTTGATCGCCAGGATGAATTTGATACCCCCCGCTAAAATGTGCGTGTCATTTTAGCGGCTTTGATGCCAGCAATTCTGCCAACAAAATCGCAGTTCAATAACAGGCTTCAAATATATCAACATGTCTGATACGTTCTGTAGCTATATACTCAGATATAAACTCAATGGGTAAAGCCCGATAGACCCAATGGTCAGGTAGGAAGAGGTATGTTGAAAAATGAAGCTGAAGTTACAATCATTAACGATATACATTATGGTAGCTGGTTCAAACTCTCCAACAATACAGGCATCTGCGGGTCCATTGTCTTCTAGGCTCTGATGGCATTATTCGGCTTTCCGAGGGCTTCACTTGAGCCATGCTGGTCGAGGAGATCTGATTTTCCCTTATTCCGAGAAATTTTACTACATTTTCAATACTGTGCGACACCTTCTTCAGGGTAAGGTAGTCTAGTTGTTGAGCTGGGGAAGATGATCCCGAAGTAAAGCCATAAGTGTAAAACGTGTGATGAAAAAGTCAAGAAAGTCATTCACAGACAGTTATTTACCACGCGATGAGAACTATCTTTGGCTAGGaatatatagtaggtaggttACCTGTGAATTGATATCCGCATAAGCTGCACTCATGGGACGAAGGGACAAAGGGACACAGtttgaagacaaagaaataGGAGACAAGAGCCAAATTGGAGTCTACTTATACAATACCAGGACAAAATTACTATTCCTGACTGCGGGCTAGCAAATGAGAAACTGCAGCCAAACTGTCTTTTATGATGATGGTTCCTGAAAATCGATCGgacctaaggtaggtaggggAAGAAAGCCAAATTGGCCTGGCCAATGACGCAGTGCATTTTGGAATTTCCGACTCTTGGCCATCAGGGCCCATCCCCAGCATACCTAGACTTGTCTCAACCATAAGCTCCTTGACCATGAGCTCTCGAGCAACATGGCGACTCTGTGGGCGCAGTCAAAACACACGCCATTGGCCGCTCTTGGCGACCATCTCCTTTGCACAATCGCCAGCTTTGCTACGAATCCCATCACGTCACATCCACAATGACGGTCCAAAGAGCTTGAATCCGCTGGTCAACCCCCCCGATGTCACGCGACCACCACCGCTGACGCTGCCTCGACGCCGAGACTTTGAGTCACCGATAAAATACTACTTCGAGCTGGGAAAGGGGTATCTAAAATTCTACAAGGGGGGCATAAAAAATGTCTGGACGAGCCGACGTCTCCTCCGCGAGAAGCTTCAGCGAACTCCAGTCGATGACCGGCCCTCGATCTTCAGACCGCACTACGTCCCAAAGACGTTTTCCAGAGCAGATTGGGTTCTTCTCTGGAGGGTACGACATGATATGATCAGACTTCCTCTGTTCGGGCTTATGTTGATTGTCATTGGGGAATTCACTGTTCTGGTTGTTGCCTACGTCGACAGTGTAGTGCCGTACCCTTGCAGGATACCGACGCAGATCTTCACGGCGCTCGAAAAGGCTGAGCAACGTCGCAAGGCTGCTTTCGATGAGTTGGAAGCGAGACATCCTCATGGTGTCCTTAGCCCGCGCGTCACCCAGGCAGTCGCTCGGTCTCACGTCCTCAAGAGCTTGCATCTGAGCGGTGCAATTTGGGATCGCCTAGGCTTCCTACCACCAGGCATGTGGCAGGCCAAGGGACGATATCGTATGGCGTATCTAGAGGGTGACGACAGAAATATCGTCGAGGATGGTGGACCCATGGGACTGCACTACGAGGAACTCAGAATTGCATGCGCAGAACGAGGCATTGACACACTTGGGAAAAGCGAGACTGAGTTGCGGGGGTGGCTCGGCGACTGGCTGCGTTTGACAGCCTCTGACGATATCGATGAAAGGAGACGGCGTATGGCAGTGTTGTTCCTGACCAGGTATGTGCATCTCATGAGGGTGCGTCCGTCTTCACTAAGCACGACTAACACTGGAACCAGACCAGAAAATTGGCCTCAGCATAGAGATTTTGGCGTGCCTGAATGGCAACTATAAGATGTAATGTAGCATATGAAGTTAGGAACAATACAGAAGACAAAAGTGAGCAGACAACTGGTGTTCTCGCGTGTGAATATATACCACTCAATCACACACTCTTGAGTGACTGGTCCCAGCTGTTTGGAACGAACGAACGACTTGGTTTGAAACCGCTGACAGTGGCTTGGCTGGTGGGTTAGTAGCTAAGTCGGCAATACGCCCATAGCGTATAGTCTAGGGGAAAGGACTATATAGATTTGTATGTAGTATATGGACCTCAAGTATCATTCTGAAAGGCATGTCATGATAAGCTGACCTTGGATTCCGCTCATGTCAGCCTCATAACCACACGCACGTATTTGAGCCACAGATAGAGTCTAGGTTCCGAGTTGATCGGTCGTAACAGGGCTGATCAATGGCTTGGATGGGATTGAATTGGAGAAAAGCACGTGGTCACCTTCTGCCGATGACCGACTCGGCCATTGAGTGTTTCGGAGCTACCCCCGCGTGGAGTCTAAACCGATTGTGTGAAGCAGTTTGTGGGGGAGAAGACATGTGGATGATCTCATGGCAGATCCGCCGAGGTTCACATCACATGCAATATCACTTAACGTTGCAGCGCGCCCCCAGATTCTTTGCAAACTTCAATCCATCCACGACTATCTGTCGCGTTTAAAAACCTCGGTCGAGTCCCCCACGATTTCCTCGTTTTTCTTCCTACCTGGCCACTAGTTTTCTCTATCTCTTTCCATACGGCAATCTCCTGTAAATCTATCCAAACCTTTAATCGCAGCCATGTCTCTCAAGAACGGTACGTCAGAACAAGCCACCCTATCAAGATCAGCGTTCCGGGAACACAAGCTGCTCCCTCTTCCCCAGCTCCTCGCCTCGAAGACCACGGGAAACTGACTGCCAGCCACAGACAAGTTCCCCGCCTCAGCCGCCTTCGACGCCATCCAAGCGGCTATCAACGCCAGCGATGCCGATCGCAAGGATGCCATCAAGCAGGGCAACGGCGTCTACGCCTTCACCCTCAAGAACGCGAGCGGTGATGAGGCCAGCTGGCACATCGACCTCAAGGAAACCGGCAAGGTCGGAACTGGCACCGGCGCAAAGCCTGATGGTACGTCGCGATTCTGGCGCGCTCCGGCGCACTCGGAACATACATGACTGACCTAGATGCCTCCAGTCACACTCATCCTCTCCGAGGAGAACTTTGGCAAGCTCGTCGCTGGCAAGGCCAACGCTCAGCGTCTCTTCATGGGcggcaagctcaagattaAGGGCAACGTTATGAAGGCGACCAAGCTTGACCCTGTGCTTAAGAAAGCCCaggacaaggccaagctgtAGATGAAGCGTGCTTTTCTGACGTCTGGATAGcatttttatttctttttgtATGATATCAACTTGCTTGTCACTAATCGCTCCGTACCACCTG contains these protein-coding regions:
- a CDS encoding related to Pwp2p, producing the protein MAAQVGPLPQLKLPSGPTPITAEQRYWKTFKNQLLIPSPTSYPVVHISANNDSFAVTTGTRIQIYSNRTRKLQKTITRFGDVARSGEIRKDGRVLAAGDDTGKIQVFDVNSRAILKTWTQHKQPVWTTKFSPTELTTLLSASDDKTVRLWDLPSNDPTTTFVGHSDYVRCANFMPGTMSNMIVSGSYDSTVKLWDPRAGSNSAVMTFKHVAPIEDVLSMPTGTAVLAAAGESISVLDLVAARPLHMITNHQKTVTSLSLASNGRRLVSGGLEGHVKVFETTGWNVVSSTKYQSPVLSVKVIPSSDDADSSDRHLAVGMQSGVLSVRTRLTGAEANREAEREKEMAALVAGTIEAHDAKRKKRKRRVTAAKKLDMVGEGADVVIANESRAYKKKERPWQSDLRHARYARALDQVLDKDSPEHSPLNVLTLLLALRHRSALQDALESRDEHTVQPILKWVCSHICDPRYVSVCVEVGLHLLELYAEFVGGSAELHEGFRTLHRRVRVEVERAQVACQTGGMLESLMVGTL
- a CDS encoding related to Free methionine-R-sulfoxide reductase, encoding MVHADASNFAHGITKEDAYEQVLWQAEGLITDQRNWFNSNLSNAASLLWHAYKSLESPSKDVNWAGFYVLDKSSQDPQLILGPFQGKVACQTIKFGKGVCGAAAATQETQLVRDVEEFPGHIACDGDSKSEIVVPIVVTQDDGSKKLVAIVDIDCAELNGFDEVDKAHLEQLAALLAKSCDW
- a CDS encoding probable peroxisomal protein POX18, whose amino-acid sequence is MSLKNDKFPASAAFDAIQAAINASDADRKDAIKQGNGVYAFTLKNASGDEASWHIDLKETGKVGTGTGAKPDVTLILSEENFGKLVAGKANAQRLFMGGKLKIKGNVMKATKLDPVLKKAQDKAKL